The following coding sequences are from one Panicum hallii strain FIL2 chromosome 5, PHallii_v3.1, whole genome shotgun sequence window:
- the LOC112894680 gene encoding reticulon-like protein B9, with protein sequence MATTMHGHSAPRLFGRERTLHAALGGRRAADIILWRDKRASAAILAAATAAWGLFEVAEFHFLTLVCYAAMIGMLVFFIWSNASSFFNLPVPRVPDPETLLSERATRQAIQGAHRRLSRLVETLYDIACGKDIKMFILTVFSLYIASVIADCFSSLTLLYLVVLGAMTLPALYERYDSEVDHLVARGVHDLRTHFADMDSGVLRKIPRGAGAAAK encoded by the exons ATGGCGACGACGATGCACGGACACAGCGCGCCCAGGCTCTTCGGCAGGGAGAGGACGCTCCACGCGGCGCTGGGTGGCCGGAGAG CGGCGGACATCATCCTGTGGAGGGACAAGAGGGCGTCGGCGgccatcctcgccgccgcgaCGGCGGCGTGGGGTCTGTTCGAGGTGGCGGAGTTCCATTTCCTGACGCTGGTCTGCTACGCGGCCATGATCGGCATGCTCGTCTTCTTCATCTGGAGCAACGCCTCTTCGTTCTTCAACCT GCCGGTCCCTCGAGTGCCTGACCCCGAGACACTCCTGTCAGAGAGAGCGACCAGGCAAGCGATCCAAGGCGCGCACAGAAGGCTGTCCAGGTTGGTCGAGACGCTCTACGACATCGCCTGCGGCAAGGACATCAAAATGTTCATCCTG ACGGTGTTCTCGCTGTACATCGCGTCGGTGATCGCCGACTGCTTCAGCTCCCTGACGCTCCTCTACCTCG TGGTGTTGGGCGCGATGACGCTGCCTGCGCTGTACGAGCGGTACGACAGCGAGGTGGACCACCTGGTGGCGCGAGGCGTGCACGACCTGCGGACCCACTTCGCCGACATGGATTCAGGCGTTCTCAGGAAGATCCCGAGGGGGGCAGGCGCTGCAGCCAAGTGA
- the LOC112893220 gene encoding leucine-rich repeat extensin-like protein 2, translating to MEPVPPATAAGVGGPGPGPGYPESTESSPRSRGGDSWDEPFPSSAAAAAAAAGGGGRLRLMCSFGGRIVPRPTDKSLCYLGGETRIVAVDRHATLADVHARLSRSLLGGRPFTLKYQLPNEDLDSLISVSTDEDLDNLVDEYDRIAASSSGGGSSRTSRIRLFLFPAKPESSSSLGSLLDDSSKSENWFVDALNSAISGSLDGIPRGISTDSASVNCLLGLEDDSSVHSRSGVPNSAPSEDQRATQQKLPAAAAAVAAGRHPHDVQSVPDSPMLDKNSSFGSTSSAPSLSNLPPIRVRPEDRPPDARVMPPATVEDHFAQMGISEQHLPPAVAYMQPPAQVPIPAMAVPVASPSEASNRVFSDDDKSDHGGGSRKPQPPKQEVPPVIDPTNRAVYYNDRSPPAELKRDMPVGTEAASYRLPASAPDAAAAAAAAAATQPPPGYVFAQMHAPPPQQQQQQPPQQPQQPAPQQIVTAGNQHFIHNPATGTFIPIQSYYHHPVPQQAPQPVPRPQQAPAFDPNTGMYYIPMQQNAPQPYSMPPGAQVSLPPPTLVDTTPKPTVPIPQMTVKPELQQQPGVYRTAAAAAPAPNAAPGYAGVGYHHVIQSHHHPAQQPVANMAGNYGYEYADPNRPQVYYSQAAAPPTLPPQYQPIVSPDAGQGEKH from the exons ATGGAGCCGGTGCCGCCGGCGACGGCCGCCGGCGTGGGGGGCCCCGGGCCCGGGCCCGGGTACCCCGAGTCCACGGAGTCCTCCCCCCGCAGCCGCGGCGGGGACTCGTGGGACGAACCCTTCCCGTcctccgcggcggccgcggccgccgcggccggcggcgggggccggctCCGCCTGATGTGCAGCTTCGGGGGCCGGATCGTCCCGCGCCCGACGGACAAGTCCCTCTGCTACCTGGGCGGGGAGACCCGGATCGTGGCCGTGGACCGCCACGCCACGCTCGCCGACGTCCACGCGCGCCTCTCGCGGTCGCTGCTCGGGGGCCGGCCCTTCACGCTCAAGTACCAGCTTCCCAACGAGGACCTCGACTCCCTCATCTCCGTCTCCACCGACGAGGACCTCGACAACCTCGTCGACGAGTACGACCGcatcgccgcctcctcctccggcggcggATCCTCGCGCACCTCGCGGATCCGGCTCTTCCTCTTCCCCGCCAAGCCCgagtcctcctcctccctcggcTCCCTCCTCGACGACTCCTCCAAGTCCGAGAACTGGTTCGTCGACGCCCTCAACAGCGCCATCTCCGGCTCCCTCGACGGCATCCCCAGGGGGATCTCCACCGACTCCGCCTCCGTAAACTgcctcctcggcctcgaggacGACTCATCCGTGCACTCCCGCAGCGGGGTGCCCAACTCGGCTCCCTCCGAGGACCAGCGCGCCACCCAGCAGAagctcccggccgccgccgccgccgtcgccgccggcagGCACCCGCACGACGTCCAGTCCGTGCCGGACTCTCCGATGCTGGATAAGAACTCATCGTTCGGCTCGACCTCCTCGGCGCCGTCGCTATCGAATCTGCCGCCTATACGCGTGCGGCCGGAGGACCGCCCGCCGGACGCCCGCGTCATGCCACCTGCCACCGTGGAGGACCACTTCGCGCAGATGGGGATCTCCGAGCAGCACCTGCCGCCTGCTGTGGCCTACATGCAACCGCCAGCGCAGGTGCCGATCCCTGCCATGGCCGTTCCAGTTGCCAGCCCCTCTGAGGCGTCCAATCGAGTGTTCTCCGACGATGATAAGTCCGATCACGGTGGCGGAAGTCGGAAGCCACAGCCTCCAAAGCAGGAGGTTCCACCCGTTATTGATCCCACCAATAG AGCTGTATACTACAACGATAGGTCTCCACCTGCGGAACTAAAGCGAGATATGCCGGTGGGAACGGAAGCTGCCAGCTACCGCCTCCCGGCATCAGCTCCGgatgctgccgctgccgctgcagcTGCCGCAGCAACACAGCCCCCACCCGGATATGTCTTTGCCCAGATGCATGCGCCTccgccacagcagcagcagcagcagccaccgcaacaACCACAGCAGCCAGCTCCACAACAGATTGTTACCGCTGGAAATCAGCATTTCATCCACAACCCAGCCACTGGGACCTTCATTCCAATCCAGTCATATTACCACCATCCTGTCCCACAGCAGGCACCCCAGCCTGTGCCGCGGCCACAACAGGCACCTGCATTTGACCCGAACACTGGGATGTATTACATTCCAATGCAGCAGAATGCACCTCAGCCATATAGCATGCCTCCTGGTGCACAAGTATCTTTGCCACCGCCGACCCTTGTTGACACAACGCCAAAGCCAACCGTGCCAATTCCTCAGATGACTGTGAAGCctgaattgcagcagcaacctgGTGTTTACCGAACAGCAGCTGCTGCAGCACCTGCGCCCAATGCCGCACCTGGATATGCTGGAGTGGGATACCACCATGTTATTCAATCCCACCACCACCCTGCTCAGCAACCCGTTGCGAACATGGCAGGCAACTATGGGTATGAGTACGCTGATCCGAATCGCCCACAAGTCTACTACTCGCAGGCAGCAGCACCTCCAACATTGCCACCTCAGTATCAGCCCATTGTCTCTCCTGATGCTGGTCAGGGTGAAAAACATTAA
- the LOC112895220 gene encoding L-Ala-D/L-amino acid epimerase, translating into MDPSISSASSPLIRLSGNPAASPGASPRPGLVAAARQPGSSSSSSTRLRAVSPSPSPSPPSPVESFGFGALKETFSVDVAAAEARPLDVPLAAPFTIASSRLEAVSNVAVRVELRSGAVGWGEAPVLPSVTAEDQPAALAAAGRACDALAGAPAAPLGAMLQEVAGVLPGHAFASARAGVEMALIDAVANSIRIPLWRLFGGASDTVTTDITIPIVAPNEAAQLAAKYRGQGFQTLKLKVGKNLNSDIEVLKAIRLVHPDCSFILDANEGYTADQAIEVLDRLNEMGVTPVLFEQPVHRDDWEGLRDVSIVAMEKHKVAVAADESCRNLLDAQKIIHGNLAHVINIKLAKLGVLGALEIIDAARKANVALMIGGMVETRIAMGFAGHLAAGLGCFSFIDLDTPLLLSEDPVYGGYEAFGPLYKFTNARGHGGFLHLDNNGSK; encoded by the exons ATGGACCCCTCGATCTCCTCCGCGTCCTCGCCTCTTATTCGGCTCTCCGGGAATCCCGCCGCCAGCCCGGGCGCCAGCCCGCGGCCCGGCCTCGTCGCGGCCGCCCGCCAgcccggctcctcctcctcctcctccacgcgcCTCCGCGCCGTCTCGCCGTCCCCGTCCCCGTCCCCGCCGTCCCCCGTGGAGTCGTTCGGCTTCGGCGCGCTCAAGGAGACCTTCTCCGTGGACGTGGCGGCGGCTGAGGCGCGCCCGCTCGACGTGCCCCTCGCCGCGCCCTTCACCATCGCGTCCTCGCGCCTCGAGGCCGTCTCCAACGTCGCCGTGCGCGTCGAGCTCCGCAGCGGCGCCGTCGGATGGGGGGAGGCGCCCGTGCTGCCCTCCGTCACGGCCGAGGACCAGccggccgcgctcgccgccgcgggccGGGCCTGCGACGCGCTCGCGGGCGCACCCGCGGCGCCGCTCGGCGCCATGCTCCAGGAAGTCGCCGGTGTCCTCCCGGGACACGCCTTCGCCTCG GCTAGAGCAGGAGTGGAGATGGCACTGATTGACGCGGTTGCTAACAGCATTCGCATCCCTCTGTGGAGATTATTTGGAGGGGCATCGGATACAGTGACCACAGACATAACG ATTCCAATCGTGGCCCCAAATGAAGCTGCTCAATTGGCTGCAAAATATCGAGGGCAAGGGTTTCAAACGCTGAAGCTCAAGGTTGGGAAAAACTTGAACTCGGATATAGAAGTTCTGAAGGCTATACGGCTCGTCCATCCAGACTGCTCATTTATCTTGGATGCAAATGAGGGATACACAGCTGATCAAGCAATTGAAGTTCTTGATAGATTAAACG AAATGGGTGTGACCCCTGTACTCTTTGAGCAACCAGTTCACAGAGATGATTGGGAGGGTCTCCgtgatgttagtattgttgccatggagaaacacaaagttgctgttgctgctgatgAAAGTTGTCGGAATTTACTTGATGCTCAGAAAATAATACATGGAAATCTGGCCCATGTTATTAACATCAAGCTTGCAAAATTAGGGGTTCTTGGAGCCCTTGAAATAATTGATGCTGCAAGAAAGGCCAATGTCGCTTTGATGATTGGCGGTATGGTTGAGACTAGAATCGCCATGGGCTTTGCTGGCCATCTGGCTGCTGGGCTTGGTTGTTTTAG TTTTATTGATCTGGACACACCTCTTTTACTGTCTGAAGATCCAGTGTATGGCGGCTATGAAG CCTTTGGACCTCTGTACAAGTTTACAAACGCCCGTGGCCATGGTGGTTTCCTTCACTTGGACAACAATGGCTCG AAATGA
- the LOC112895221 gene encoding putative glutamine amidotransferase GAT1_2.1, with protein sequence MSSSPDLSRVLPRVLIVSRRTVRKNKFVDFVGEYHLDLIVGYGAVPVIVPRVAGVHTLLDSFEPIHGVLLCEGEDIDPSLYESADDAAGALSPEQLEAVRRLHPSDAAADHEKDSIELRLARRCLERNIPYLGICRGSQVLNVACGGSLYQDVEHELGPAAAAVRHINYDDYDGHRHPVRVLPGTPLHEWFADDLAEGEDGGAQQLMVNSYHHQGVRRLAQRFVPMAFAPDGLVEGFYDPDAYNPGEGKFIMGLQFHPERMRKPGSDEFDYPGCARAYQEFVRAVVAYQEKQVAAVVPRSALPASPKLKKEMERRRKVIFRSFSLAKDKYLSGGRAHTKPAEQRDLDAGAEFLESNTASLSVQQEKRLKQMGATVRNASGYLNSLKLSDGREAAARALMAEMTVGQLSDLASFYQTMGRICSEVLDRKLQALHLHE encoded by the exons atgtcgTCCTCCCCCGATCTCTCCCGCGTCCTCCCCCGCGTGCTCATCGTCTCCCGCCGCACCGTCCGCAAGAACAAGTTCGTCGATTTCGTCG GGGAGTACCACCTGGACCTCATCGTGGGCTACGGCGCGGTGCCGGTGATCGTGCCGCGCGTGGCCGGCGTGCACACGCTGCTGGACTCGTTCGAGCCCATCCACGGCGTGCTCCTCTGCGAGGGCGAGGACATCGACCCTTCGCTCTACGAGTCCGCCGACGACGCCGCCGGCGCTCTCTCGCCGGAGCAGCTCGAGGCCGTGCGGCGCCTGCACCCgagcgacgccgccgccgaccacGAGAAGGACTCCATCGAGCTCCGCCTCGCACGCCGCTGCCTCGAGCGCAACATCCCCTACCTCGGCATCTGCCGCGGCTCGCAGGTGCTCAACGTCGCCTGCGGCGGCTCGCTGTACCAGGACGTCGAGCACGAGCTGGgtcccgcggccgccgccgtccggcacATCAACTACGACGACTACGATGGGCACCGCCACCCGGTGCGCGTCCTTCCCGGCACGCCGCTGCACGAGTGGTTCGCGGACGACCTCGCCGAGGGCGAGGACGGCGGTGCGCAGCAGCTGATGGTGAACAGCTACCACCACCAGGGCGTGCGGCGGCTGGCGCAGCGGTTCGTGCCGATGGCGTTCGCGCCGGACGGCCTGGTCGAGGGGTTCTACGACCCGGACGCGTACAACCCTGGCGAGGGCAAGTTCATCATGGGCCTCCAGTTCCACCCGGAGCGCATGCGCAAGCCCGGCtccgacgagttcgactacccCGGGTGCGCCAGGGCCTACCAGGAGTTCGTCCGCGCCGTGGTCGCGTACCAGGAGAAGCAGGTGGCCGCCGTGGTGCCCCGGAGCGCCCTCCCCGCGTCGCCGAAGCTGAAAAAGGAGATGGAGAGGCGGCGCAAGGTCATCTTCCGCAGCTTCTCGCTCGCCAAGGACAAGTACCtctccggcggccgcgcccaCACGAAGCCGGCGGAGCAGCGCGACCTCGACGCTGGCGCCGAGTTCCTCGAG TCGAACACGGCGTCGCTGAGCGTGCAGCAGGAGAAGCGGCTGAAGCAGATGGGCGCGACGGTGCGGAACGCGTCGGGGTACCTCAACAGCCTGAAACTGAGCGAcgggcgcgaggcggcggcgcgggcgctcaTGGCGGAGATGACGGTGGGCCAGCTCTCGGACCTCGCGTCCTTCTACCAGACCATGGGCAGGATCTGCTCCGAGGTGCTCGACAGGAAGCTGCAGGCGCTGCACCTGCACGAGTGA